A single genomic interval of Granulicella tundricola MP5ACTX9 harbors:
- a CDS encoding ribosome maturation factor RimP, which yields MPLQIDTIRATAERVAASHHLEVVDVEFSGGAKFRSLRVFIEKDAESRAKLAAQLTAAQEASDSVEVGFELPVLPSGVPVESLSGVTHEDCADFARDFGTVLDVEDTIPGAEYTLEVSSPGLERKLAKPADFARFSGFLIKLQTFTAVDGNRHFQGRLTGFNPEAQTIALDPSAVKQKGKSKKSAAAPQPVEIAFQNVEKANLIPEI from the coding sequence ATGCCACTCCAAATCGACACAATCCGGGCCACCGCAGAACGCGTCGCCGCCTCGCACCACTTAGAGGTCGTGGACGTGGAATTCTCTGGCGGGGCAAAGTTTCGCTCCCTCCGCGTCTTCATTGAGAAGGACGCAGAATCGCGCGCCAAACTGGCAGCCCAGCTCACAGCCGCGCAGGAAGCCTCGGATTCCGTAGAAGTCGGCTTCGAACTTCCCGTCCTCCCCTCCGGCGTCCCGGTCGAAAGCCTCTCCGGCGTCACCCATGAGGATTGCGCGGACTTCGCCCGTGACTTCGGCACCGTACTCGACGTGGAAGACACCATCCCCGGAGCCGAGTACACCCTCGAAGTCTCCTCCCCCGGCCTCGAGCGCAAGCTCGCCAAACCGGCTGACTTCGCCCGTTTCTCCGGCTTCCTCATCAAGCTCCAGACCTTCACCGCTGTAGACGGCAACCGGCACTTCCAGGGAAGGCTCACCGGCTTCAATCCTGAAGCCCAGACCATCGCCCTGGACCCTTCCGCCGTCAAACAGAAGGGCAAGTCGAAGAAATCCGCGGCTGCGCCTCAGCCTGTAGAAATCGCCTTCCAGAACGTCGAAAAGGCAAACCTGATCCCCGAGATTTAG
- the nusA gene encoding transcription termination factor NusA yields the protein MASVLYQSIEALSREKGIEPAVVVSAIEDAIALATRKYYKTQENMRAEMDKDTGEIRAYVFKTVVETPEEIVDEINQLALEPARALAPEVEVGGELRFYKDTTPLGRIAAQMAKQVIFQKVREAERDTVFNEYNHRAGEVLNATVKRLEPMDVIFDLGKAEARMPKREQSRLEQFAVGERVRVVLLRVDRAAKGPQVIVSRAAPALVQNLFQSEVPEIYDGTVSIRAIAREAGERTKIAVMSRDKDVDPVGACVGMKGMRVQSIIRELRGEKIDIIEYSEEITTFAEKALQPAKVSRVSITDLAEKQIEVIVDDTQLSLAIGKKGQNVRLAAKLLQWKIDIKSEEEKRQEVEQQMQAMSGGPTTPIEQVTELGEQILEKLIAAGITTVEAVADMTAEELEQIPGIGEKTIEKISVAVRHYFGQYEEGEERPVPMAVIETPTDTEETTSMSKTPEEILAAERGTDPNAEVPVELDDISTEDIAAAEDEESESDAFSDNDAREEGIELDNDTIDTLVDESQEVSDEGIDTDGHDRG from the coding sequence ATGGCAAGTGTTCTTTACCAGTCGATCGAAGCATTGAGCCGTGAAAAGGGCATCGAACCCGCAGTGGTCGTCTCCGCCATCGAGGACGCCATCGCCCTCGCCACGCGCAAGTACTACAAAACCCAGGAAAATATGCGCGCGGAGATGGACAAGGACACCGGCGAGATTCGCGCCTACGTCTTCAAGACCGTCGTAGAAACCCCCGAAGAGATCGTAGACGAGATCAACCAGCTCGCCCTCGAGCCCGCCCGCGCCCTCGCACCTGAGGTCGAAGTCGGCGGCGAGCTCCGCTTCTATAAGGACACCACGCCCCTCGGCCGCATCGCCGCCCAGATGGCCAAGCAGGTCATCTTCCAGAAGGTCCGTGAAGCCGAGCGCGACACCGTCTTCAACGAGTACAACCACCGCGCCGGCGAGGTTCTCAACGCCACCGTCAAGCGCCTCGAGCCCATGGACGTCATCTTCGACCTCGGCAAAGCAGAAGCCCGCATGCCCAAGCGCGAGCAGTCCCGCCTGGAGCAGTTTGCCGTCGGCGAGCGCGTCCGTGTCGTCCTTCTCCGCGTTGACCGCGCCGCCAAGGGCCCACAGGTCATCGTCTCCCGCGCCGCCCCTGCTCTCGTCCAGAACCTCTTCCAGTCTGAAGTTCCGGAGATCTACGACGGCACCGTCAGCATCCGCGCCATCGCCCGCGAGGCCGGTGAGCGCACCAAGATCGCCGTCATGTCCCGTGATAAGGACGTCGATCCCGTCGGCGCATGCGTCGGCATGAAGGGCATGCGCGTCCAGTCCATCATCCGCGAGCTGCGCGGCGAAAAGATCGACATCATCGAGTACTCGGAGGAGATCACCACCTTCGCCGAGAAGGCTCTGCAGCCCGCCAAGGTCTCCCGCGTCTCCATCACCGACCTCGCCGAGAAGCAGATCGAGGTCATCGTCGACGACACCCAGCTCTCCTTGGCCATCGGCAAGAAGGGCCAGAACGTCCGTCTCGCCGCCAAGCTTCTTCAGTGGAAGATCGACATCAAATCTGAAGAGGAGAAGCGCCAGGAGGTCGAGCAGCAGATGCAGGCCATGTCTGGCGGCCCCACGACCCCCATCGAGCAGGTCACCGAGCTCGGCGAGCAGATCCTCGAGAAGCTCATCGCAGCCGGCATCACCACGGTGGAAGCTGTCGCCGACATGACGGCGGAAGAGCTCGAACAGATCCCCGGCATCGGCGAAAAGACGATTGAAAAGATCTCCGTCGCCGTCCGCCACTACTTTGGCCAGTACGAAGAAGGCGAAGAACGTCCCGTCCCGATGGCTGTGATTGAAACTCCAACCGACACCGAGGAGACCACTTCCATGTCCAAAACCCCTGAAGAAATCCTCGCCGCCGAGCGTGGAACCGACCCCAACGCAGAGGTTCCCGTAGAGCTAGACGACATCTCCACCGAAGACATCGCAGCCGCAGAGGACGAAGAGTCCGAAAGCGATGCCTTCTCCGATAACGACGCCCGCGAAGAGGGCATCGAGCTCGACAACGACACCATAGACACCCTGGTTGATGAAAGCCAGGAGGTTTCAGACGAAGGCATCGATACGGACGGGCACGACCGTGGCTAA
- the infB gene encoding translation initiation factor IF-2: MSKVRINDLARELEVKSRPILDALEAIGVSGKTHSSSIEEDQAEKVRAYFKNGGRSSSPSRPAQPQAPKFDLSGVSKPGDAMRAILERKQAQDAARNAPPPRPVTVAPPAVAVAPPVRPAVAVAPPVRPVVAAAPPVAVTPAAAAPVATPAPVAPAPVAAAPVMPVAQAAPAPRRIVPLPSQGARIIAPPVVAAPAIASRPPAGPVVAARPPISGTPVAPAVLGKPPVAVAAVAAPPKSAVPVAATPAPAAPAPVAEAPAPVVEAATPAPEAQAPEAPVAPPPPPGPPARRIIMPQTGPRPIYTAPPPVPGAAARRPIFERPRTGPGSGPGTGFAGPGGAGSRPPMGGGMGAPGARRPMHPTRPGFAGGPGGPPRPGFTPGARPGFPARPGFPPRPGGAPGVAPGPGETPTGLRPARPGQRRGGQRYEKVKEGPMKGFQPPPRYGGQPMSREPLPITKTITVTEGISVKDLAEKLDVRGKDLIASLLMKGVFVTVNQSLEGELVKDVARQFGADAIVISVEEQLENEAIEGFLEDTTGMVEVTRSPVVTVMGHVDHGKTSLLDAIRSTDVAGGEAGGITQHIGAYKVKITKPDSPAFGREIVFLDTPGHEAFTRMRARGAKVTDIVVIVVAADDGVMPQTLEAIDHARAAKVPIIVAVNKIDKPEANATKVIQQLAARGVQPANQGGDTEFVEVSAKKRLNLDALEEMICLVADTNEQKAQPDRPAVGTVIEAKLDRGRGAVASILVQNGTLRLGDSFIVGNTFGKIRAMFDDRGRAIEEAGPSTPVEILGLEGMPDAGDTFLVMADRDKAKGIAQYRKMKEREAQLAKSSRVSLEGLAEQIKQAGVKDLNIIVKGDVQGSVEVIAEDLAHMSTEKVRVRVLHSGVGAITESDVLLASASNAIIIGFNVRPDRKSSEVAERENVEIRLHSIIYELRTEIEKAMYGLLDPVFKENYAGRAEILQVFKITKVGQIAGCRVTDGTIKRNAQARLMREGVEVWKGKISSLKRIKEDVSEVREGVECGIDLAGWKDMRAGDVIETYTTEKLADELGANTAESKRKQLAELAAAKATEKEVEAAEASV; this comes from the coding sequence ATGAGCAAAGTAAGAATCAACGATCTTGCACGTGAACTCGAAGTAAAGAGCCGGCCTATTCTGGACGCCCTCGAAGCCATTGGCGTCAGCGGAAAGACCCACTCGTCCTCCATTGAGGAGGACCAGGCAGAAAAGGTCCGCGCCTACTTCAAAAACGGTGGCCGCTCCAGCAGCCCCTCCCGCCCTGCCCAGCCGCAGGCTCCCAAGTTTGACCTCTCCGGCGTCTCCAAGCCCGGTGACGCCATGCGCGCCATCCTGGAGCGCAAGCAGGCTCAGGACGCAGCCCGCAACGCCCCGCCACCGCGCCCCGTCACCGTCGCTCCGCCCGCTGTGGCCGTAGCGCCGCCCGTCCGTCCGGCAGTCGCCGTCGCACCTCCGGTCCGTCCGGTCGTTGCAGCAGCACCGCCCGTCGCCGTGACTCCAGCCGCCGCTGCACCGGTGGCGACCCCGGCACCCGTAGCCCCAGCGCCCGTCGCTGCAGCCCCGGTCATGCCCGTCGCGCAGGCAGCCCCCGCGCCGCGCCGCATCGTGCCTCTGCCCAGCCAGGGAGCCCGCATCATCGCTCCTCCGGTCGTCGCAGCCCCCGCCATTGCGAGCCGCCCGCCCGCAGGCCCCGTCGTCGCAGCCCGTCCGCCCATCTCCGGCACTCCCGTAGCTCCCGCAGTTCTGGGCAAGCCGCCGGTAGCCGTGGCCGCCGTAGCTGCACCGCCCAAGTCAGCCGTTCCGGTTGCAGCAACCCCCGCGCCCGCCGCTCCGGCACCGGTCGCAGAGGCTCCCGCACCCGTCGTTGAAGCAGCCACCCCCGCTCCGGAAGCTCAGGCTCCTGAAGCGCCGGTCGCTCCGCCGCCGCCTCCCGGTCCCCCGGCACGCCGCATCATCATGCCGCAGACCGGTCCGCGTCCCATCTACACCGCGCCCCCACCGGTTCCCGGCGCAGCCGCTCGCCGTCCCATCTTTGAGCGTCCCCGTACCGGCCCAGGCTCCGGCCCCGGAACAGGCTTTGCAGGTCCCGGCGGCGCAGGCTCCCGTCCTCCCATGGGCGGTGGCATGGGCGCTCCCGGCGCACGCCGTCCCATGCACCCCACCCGCCCCGGCTTTGCCGGCGGCCCCGGTGGTCCTCCGCGTCCCGGCTTCACCCCCGGCGCACGTCCTGGCTTCCCTGCCCGTCCCGGCTTCCCGCCGCGGCCCGGCGGTGCGCCCGGCGTAGCTCCCGGACCTGGCGAGACCCCCACCGGCCTCCGTCCCGCACGTCCCGGCCAGCGCCGCGGCGGTCAGCGTTACGAGAAGGTCAAGGAAGGCCCGATGAAGGGCTTCCAGCCGCCACCGCGTTACGGCGGCCAGCCCATGTCGCGAGAGCCCCTCCCCATCACCAAGACCATCACGGTCACGGAAGGCATCTCCGTCAAGGATCTCGCAGAGAAGCTTGACGTTCGCGGCAAGGACCTCATCGCCAGCCTGCTCATGAAGGGTGTCTTCGTCACCGTCAACCAGTCGCTTGAGGGCGAGCTGGTCAAGGACGTAGCACGCCAGTTCGGCGCAGACGCCATCGTCATCTCCGTCGAAGAGCAGCTTGAGAACGAGGCCATCGAAGGCTTCCTCGAAGACACCACCGGCATGGTGGAGGTCACACGCTCGCCCGTCGTCACCGTCATGGGTCACGTCGATCACGGTAAGACCTCCCTCCTCGACGCCATTCGTTCCACGGACGTCGCAGGCGGCGAAGCCGGCGGCATCACCCAGCACATCGGCGCGTACAAGGTCAAAATCACCAAGCCCGATTCTCCCGCCTTCGGCCGTGAGATCGTCTTCCTCGATACCCCGGGTCACGAGGCCTTCACCCGCATGCGTGCTCGCGGAGCGAAGGTTACGGACATCGTCGTCATCGTCGTTGCAGCAGACGACGGCGTCATGCCCCAGACCCTTGAGGCCATCGATCACGCCCGCGCCGCCAAGGTGCCGATCATCGTCGCCGTCAACAAGATCGATAAGCCCGAGGCCAACGCAACCAAGGTCATCCAGCAGCTCGCCGCTCGCGGCGTCCAGCCGGCCAATCAGGGTGGCGATACCGAGTTCGTAGAAGTCTCCGCCAAGAAGCGTCTCAACCTCGACGCCCTCGAAGAGATGATCTGCCTCGTCGCCGATACCAACGAGCAGAAGGCCCAGCCTGATCGTCCCGCAGTCGGTACGGTCATTGAAGCCAAGCTCGATCGCGGCCGCGGTGCCGTCGCCTCCATCCTCGTACAGAACGGAACCCTGCGCCTGGGAGACAGCTTCATCGTCGGCAACACCTTCGGCAAGATCCGCGCTATGTTCGACGATCGCGGCAGGGCCATCGAAGAAGCCGGCCCCTCCACACCAGTCGAGATCCTCGGGCTGGAAGGCATGCCGGACGCCGGCGATACCTTCCTCGTCATGGCGGATCGCGACAAGGCCAAGGGCATCGCGCAGTATCGCAAGATGAAGGAGCGCGAAGCGCAGTTGGCCAAGTCCAGCCGCGTCTCGCTCGAAGGCCTCGCAGAGCAGATCAAGCAGGCCGGAGTCAAGGACCTCAACATCATCGTCAAGGGCGACGTGCAGGGTTCGGTCGAAGTCATCGCAGAAGACCTCGCCCACATGTCCACCGAGAAGGTTCGCGTACGCGTCCTGCACTCCGGAGTCGGTGCCATCACCGAGTCCGACGTGCTCCTCGCATCCGCATCCAACGCCATCATCATCGGCTTCAACGTCCGTCCGGATCGCAAGTCCTCGGAAGTTGCCGAGCGTGAGAACGTCGAGATTCGTCTCCACTCCATCATCTACGAGCTCCGCACCGAGATCGAAAAGGCCATGTACGGCCTCCTCGATCCCGTCTTCAAGGAGAATTATGCAGGCCGTGCAGAGATTCTGCAGGTCTTCAAGATCACCAAGGTCGGCCAGATCGCCGGTTGCCGTGTCACAGACGGCACCATCAAGCGCAACGCGCAGGCTCGTCTCATGCGCGAAGGCGTGGAGGTCTGGAAGGGCAAGATCAGCTCCCTCAAGCGCATCAAGGAAGATGTCTCTGAAGTCCGTGAAGGCGTCGAGTGCGGTATCGATCTCGCCGGCTGGAAGGACATGCGTGCAGGCGACGTCATCGAAACCTACACCACGGAGAAGCTCGCCGATGAGCTCGGAGCCAACACCGCCGAGTCCAAACGCAAGCAGCTCGCAGAGCTCGCCGCAGCCAAGGCCACCGAGAAGGAAGTCGAAGCCGCAGAAGCCAGCGTCTAG
- a CDS encoding cold shock domain-containing protein has protein sequence MAQYKGQVKWFNNAKGYGFLGRDGGSDVFCHYSAVQTDGYKSLKEGDEVEFDIIDGDSGKPQADKVICLR, from the coding sequence GTGGCCCAGTACAAAGGACAAGTGAAGTGGTTCAACAACGCGAAAGGCTACGGCTTCCTGGGAAGAGACGGGGGCTCGGATGTCTTCTGTCACTACAGCGCCGTACAGACCGACGGCTATAAAAGCCTCAAAGAAGGCGACGAAGTTGAGTTTGACATCATCGACGGCGACTCCGGAAAACCCCAGGCCGACAAGGTAATCTGCTTGCGCTAG
- a CDS encoding M24 family metallopeptidase, which produces MPFDLEAIQSALRDAKLDGWLFYDHHNRDPLALRILGLPPDGHVTRRWFYLIPATGTPIKLVHRIETGRLDTLPGEKNEYSSWQELEARLAAMLSGTTTLAMQYSPRNAIMYVSMVDAGTIELLREMGKTIVSSADLVSVFEAVLTEAQIETHYAAQQRIDALLAEAWLEMGRRVRSTGTSEYEMVEYLQQALRDNGLTWQFGPNCSCGPNAADSHYDPTPATSRPIRRGDFVLIDIWGRLDQADSIYYDITWTGVVDREPTEREQLVFTTVRDARDAAIHAVQAAYAAGTPIPGWQADAAARKVITDAGFGDFFTHRTGHNIAIEIHGSGAHLDNLETHDERLLLPNTCFSVEPGLYFPGEFGIRSEVNMITRPGSAVVTGRIQTELLRI; this is translated from the coding sequence ATGCCCTTTGACCTCGAAGCCATCCAGTCCGCCCTACGCGACGCAAAACTAGACGGCTGGCTCTTCTACGACCACCACAACCGCGACCCTCTCGCCCTCCGCATCCTCGGCCTACCCCCCGACGGCCACGTCACCCGCCGCTGGTTCTATCTCATCCCCGCCACCGGCACCCCCATCAAGCTCGTCCACCGCATCGAGACCGGCCGCCTCGACACCCTCCCCGGCGAGAAAAACGAATACTCCTCCTGGCAGGAGCTCGAAGCCCGCCTCGCCGCCATGCTCTCCGGCACCACCACGCTCGCCATGCAGTACTCCCCCCGCAACGCCATCATGTACGTCTCCATGGTCGACGCCGGCACCATCGAGCTCCTCCGCGAGATGGGCAAGACCATCGTCTCCTCCGCCGACCTCGTCAGTGTCTTCGAGGCCGTCCTCACCGAGGCCCAGATCGAGACCCACTACGCCGCCCAGCAGCGCATCGACGCCCTCCTCGCCGAGGCCTGGCTCGAGATGGGCCGCCGCGTCCGGTCCACCGGCACCAGTGAGTACGAGATGGTCGAGTACCTCCAGCAGGCCCTCCGCGACAACGGCCTCACCTGGCAGTTCGGCCCCAACTGCTCCTGCGGCCCCAACGCCGCCGACTCCCACTACGACCCCACCCCCGCCACCTCCCGCCCCATCCGCCGCGGCGACTTCGTCCTCATCGACATCTGGGGCCGCCTCGACCAGGCCGACTCCATCTACTACGACATCACCTGGACCGGCGTCGTAGACCGCGAGCCCACCGAGCGCGAGCAACTCGTCTTCACCACCGTCCGCGACGCCCGCGACGCCGCCATCCACGCCGTCCAGGCCGCCTACGCCGCCGGCACCCCCATCCCCGGCTGGCAGGCCGATGCAGCCGCCCGCAAGGTCATCACGGACGCTGGCTTCGGCGACTTCTTCACCCACCGCACCGGCCACAACATCGCCATAGAAATCCACGGCTCGGGCGCCCACCTCGACAACCTCGAAACCCACGACGAGCGCCTCCTCCTCCCCAACACCTGCTTCTCCGTCGAACCCGGCCTCTACTTCCCCGGCGAGTTCGGCATCCGCTCCGAGGTCAACATGATCACCCGCCCAGGCAGCGCCGTCGTCACCGGCCGCATCCAGACCGAACTCCTCAGAATCTGA
- a CDS encoding DUF6677 family protein: MTTTNIQTPVRLARPETTSSAMTVVVLIAGWLIPGLGHVLLKKPIRGLLLFVSIVSMFALGIALQGKIYSPNTGDLLDILGFVGQLGNGILYALARMLDWGHPSVQIALADYGTKFIVCAGLLNVISAVDAHSLANGRKAS, from the coding sequence ATGACCACCACGAACATACAAACGCCGGTCCGCCTCGCACGCCCCGAAACCACCTCCTCGGCCATGACGGTCGTCGTCCTCATCGCCGGCTGGCTAATCCCCGGCCTCGGCCACGTCTTGCTGAAGAAGCCCATCCGCGGCCTGCTCCTCTTCGTCTCCATCGTGAGCATGTTCGCCCTCGGCATCGCGCTCCAGGGCAAGATCTACAGCCCCAACACCGGCGACCTGCTCGACATCCTCGGCTTCGTCGGCCAGCTCGGCAACGGCATCCTCTACGCCCTCGCCAGAATGCTGGACTGGGGACACCCCAGCGTCCAGATCGCCCTCGCCGACTACGGCACCAAGTTCATCGTCTGCGCCGGCCTGCTCAACGTCATCTCCGCCGTAGACGCCCACTCCCTGGCCAACGGCAGAAAGGCCTCCTAA
- the rplQ gene encoding 50S ribosomal protein L17, translating to MRHRNGGFKLGRNTSHRRAMLRNLVTSIILNDRVETTITKCKASRPIVEKMITLGKKGDVHSRRQALAYLMTDESVTRLFNVVSPRYATRPGGYLRIVRTYARKGDAAEMAVIELLGAETELNEKAQKREEARAKKREELQKQMEESAPGEQGDPNAEV from the coding sequence ATGCGTCATCGTAATGGCGGCTTTAAACTCGGCCGCAATACCTCTCATCGTCGCGCCATGCTGCGCAATCTTGTTACCTCCATCATCCTGAACGACCGCGTCGAGACGACCATTACGAAGTGCAAAGCTTCGCGTCCGATCGTCGAGAAGATGATTACGCTGGGCAAAAAGGGCGATGTTCACTCGCGCCGTCAGGCTCTGGCTTACCTGATGACGGACGAGTCTGTGACCCGTCTGTTCAACGTCGTTTCGCCTCGCTATGCGACGCGTCCGGGTGGTTATCTCCGGATTGTCCGTACTTATGCTCGCAAGGGCGATGCTGCCGAGATGGCTGTGATCGAACTGCTGGGCGCTGAGACGGAACTGAACGAGAAGGCTCAGAAGCGCGAGGAAGCTCGTGCGAAGAAGCGCGAAGAGCTGCAGAAGCAGATGGAAGAGTCGGCTCCTGGTGAGCAGGGCGATCCTAACGCTGAGGTGTAA
- a CDS encoding four helix bundle protein, with the protein MAGSYKDLIVWQRAIQMTLAVYKLSAAFPKDETYGLTSQIRRASVSVASNIAEGYGRGSRGEYRQFLGIARGSNCEVQTQLFIARELGYGTPGLQKDADDLSDQVGKMLHALLDKLNRPSTN; encoded by the coding sequence GTGGCTGGTTCCTACAAAGACCTTATCGTTTGGCAGAGAGCAATACAGATGACCCTAGCGGTCTATAAGCTTTCAGCTGCTTTTCCTAAAGATGAGACCTATGGCTTAACGAGTCAAATCCGTCGAGCTTCCGTCTCAGTAGCAAGTAATATCGCAGAAGGTTATGGTCGTGGGTCTCGTGGAGAATATAGACAGTTTCTCGGCATTGCCCGCGGCTCAAATTGTGAAGTACAAACTCAACTCTTCATCGCGAGGGAGTTGGGGTATGGAACTCCAGGGCTTCAAAAAGATGCGGACGATTTATCGGATCAGGTAGGCAAGATGCTTCATGCGCTACTCGACAAGCTAAACCGACCGTCAACCAATTGA
- a CDS encoding DNA-directed RNA polymerase subunit alpha yields the protein MLWRGFQKPKRLAVDNETITPKYGKFSAQPFERGFGTTIGNALRRTLLSSIEGAAVTAVRIEGVLHEFQSITGVVEDATDIILNLKQIPFKLAGDGPKALYLRSDAAGVITSGMIEADADVEILDPNVYICTISEGGKIDMEMRLKRGRGYISADKNFDGDLGLGFIPVDSVHSPVRKVNYVVEAARLGQITDYDKLSIEIWTNGTVLPADALGLSAKLLKDHMTIFINFEEEMEAGHDNGHDGPAMRNENLNRSVEELELSVRSYNCLKNANIATIGELIQKTEAEMLKTKNFGRKSLNEIKEILAQMGLSLGMKIDENGNPVPGPTSVLPAATLAASYGSFDDDDEDEDEDEEDDLDLVNEPENF from the coding sequence ATGCTTTGGAGAGGTTTTCAGAAGCCCAAGCGTCTCGCTGTCGATAACGAAACAATCACCCCGAAGTACGGCAAGTTCAGCGCGCAGCCGTTCGAGCGCGGGTTCGGTACGACCATTGGTAATGCGCTTCGGCGTACGTTGCTCTCGTCCATCGAAGGCGCGGCTGTCACGGCCGTCCGCATCGAGGGCGTGCTGCACGAGTTCCAGTCGATCACCGGCGTCGTCGAGGATGCGACCGACATCATCCTCAACCTGAAGCAGATTCCGTTCAAGCTGGCCGGCGACGGCCCCAAGGCGCTTTATCTGCGTTCTGACGCTGCTGGCGTCATCACCTCCGGCATGATTGAGGCTGATGCCGATGTTGAGATCCTCGATCCCAACGTCTACATCTGCACCATCTCCGAAGGTGGCAAGATCGACATGGAGATGCGGTTGAAGCGCGGCCGTGGCTACATCTCTGCCGACAAGAACTTCGATGGCGATCTCGGACTTGGCTTCATCCCTGTCGACAGCGTTCACTCGCCTGTCCGCAAGGTGAACTACGTTGTCGAGGCTGCACGTCTGGGTCAGATCACCGACTATGACAAGCTCTCGATCGAGATCTGGACGAACGGTACCGTTCTTCCGGCCGATGCACTCGGTCTCTCCGCAAAGCTGCTGAAGGATCACATGACGATCTTCATCAACTTCGAGGAGGAGATGGAGGCCGGTCATGATAACGGTCACGACGGTCCTGCAATGCGTAACGAGAACCTGAACCGTTCGGTTGAGGAGCTCGAGCTTTCCGTGCGCAGCTACAACTGCCTGAAGAATGCAAACATCGCGACCATCGGCGAGCTGATCCAGAAGACCGAAGCCGAGATGTTGAAGACGAAGAACTTCGGCCGTAAGAGCCTGAATGAGATCAAGGAAATCCTTGCTCAGATGGGCCTCTCGCTTGGCATGAAGATCGACGAGAATGGCAATCCTGTCCCCGGACCGACGTCTGTTCTTCCCGCCGCCACCCTCGCCGCCAGCTATGGCAGCTTCGATGACGACGATGAAGATGAGGATGAGGACGAGGAAGATGATCTCGACTTGGTCAACGAGCCTGAGAATTTCTAA
- the rpsD gene encoding 30S ribosomal protein S4, producing MARYTGPVCRMCRRDGVKLFLKGSKCFTEKCPVEKRNFPPGQHGQSRKVKKVVGYGLQLREKQKAKRIYFTLETQFRAYYQKAANKTGVTGDLLLQQLETRLDNVCYRLGLATSRRQARQVVRHGHIQVNGRKVNIPSFQCKVGDEIAVREGSKTLSFFETAKDFAGGLQSVTWLDINRDTLSGKVVMLPKREDVQLPVNEQLIVELYSK from the coding sequence ATGGCACGTTACACAGGACCCGTCTGCCGCATGTGCCGCCGCGACGGCGTCAAGCTCTTCCTCAAAGGTTCCAAGTGCTTTACCGAGAAATGCCCCGTTGAGAAGCGTAACTTTCCCCCGGGCCAGCACGGCCAGTCCCGCAAGGTAAAGAAGGTTGTGGGCTACGGTCTGCAGCTCCGTGAGAAGCAGAAGGCCAAGCGCATCTACTTCACGCTCGAGACCCAGTTCCGCGCCTACTATCAGAAGGCTGCGAACAAGACCGGCGTCACCGGCGACCTGCTTCTGCAGCAGCTCGAGACGCGTCTGGATAACGTCTGCTACCGTCTCGGTCTCGCGACCAGCCGCCGCCAGGCTCGCCAGGTTGTCCGTCACGGACACATCCAGGTCAACGGCCGCAAGGTCAATATCCCCTCCTTCCAATGCAAGGTTGGCGATGAGATCGCAGTCCGCGAAGGTTCGAAGACGCTCAGCTTCTTCGAGACCGCGAAGGATTTTGCCGGTGGTCTGCAGTCTGTGACCTGGCTCGACATCAACCGCGATACGCTCTCCGGCAAGGTTGTCATGCTGCCGAAGCGCGAGGATGTCCAGCTGCCGGTGAACGAGCAGCTGATCGTCGAACTTTACTCCAAGTAA
- the rpsK gene encoding 30S ribosomal protein S11 codes for MAKTQNQQKSGKAASGKGKKFKKRERKNVPYGLVFIQASFNNTIVTITDQTGNTISWKSSGSLGFRGSRKGTPFAAQQAAVGAANAARDHGLRSVDVRVSGPGSGRESAIRALATAGIDVRSIRDVTPMPHNGCRPPKRRRV; via the coding sequence ATGGCGAAGACACAGAATCAGCAGAAGTCCGGCAAGGCAGCTTCCGGCAAGGGTAAGAAGTTCAAGAAGCGCGAACGGAAGAACGTTCCGTACGGCCTCGTGTTCATTCAGGCGTCGTTCAACAACACGATCGTCACCATCACCGACCAGACTGGCAACACGATCAGCTGGAAGAGCTCCGGCTCGCTCGGCTTCCGCGGCTCCCGCAAGGGCACCCCGTTTGCCGCGCAGCAGGCTGCTGTGGGCGCTGCCAATGCGGCTCGCGACCACGGTCTCCGCTCGGTCGATGTGCGCGTCTCCGGTCCCGGTTCGGGCCGTGAGTCGGCCATCCGTGCGCTGGCAACGGCGGGGATCGACGTTCGTTCGATCCGCGACGTTACGCCGATGCCGCACAATGGTTGCCGTCCTCCCAAGCGCCGCCGCGTTTGA